From a single Brassica oleracea var. oleracea cultivar TO1000 chromosome C5, BOL, whole genome shotgun sequence genomic region:
- the LOC106292538 gene encoding coilin-like, giving the protein MEPEKVRIRLVFEDQRVLSNSQKKQGLKRSWVVLNPKSHRTVSEFSDHLLHTFCLFEACPHGISLYMDGFVLPPFESSCVLKDKDIVCVKRKKEPLLEIVEEDSEENVCAEIEEAEERAPGVMLLANEEFQKEAGGYESESEEDELEEIVPEKKTSKKRKASSRSTSSKRKKCKLATTEESPVEKENESVVRKGNAVKKSKTSDAQRTENDQQDEVKAKSMTKSKKSSQQDKSKEPNEQCNLSGETKKTPSRSARRKKAKRQWLREKTKQEKEEYLQLQQKQMVVAPTQKPAFTINHQVTKENRSEALETQQPDENGDGVGDEVVPVEVRPGHIRFEPLDETDQASAEEIAPPAEKFVWNGNMTKKKGQKWGTEKAGLSKRYAQDMDEDTYQTEPAEAETVAKGQIDFEQLLAYSGSLKKGDVIAYRLIELTSSWTPEVSSFRVGKISNYDPESKKVTLMPVELEEYPIEKKTEEDTEDSSMQPDTSLYKEDGSLEIEFSSLLDVRCIKTSSSSDTAEAAKSAPSKPDQTATSLKLSTDNGLQTPVKENGKGDPWEELSDALSAKKAQLAQANNGGWTKKGSSSGGSAWSYKALRGSGMGPVMKYLRSQKEI; this is encoded by the exons AAGCTTGTCCTCATGGCATCTCTCTATAT ATGGACGGTTTCGTTTTGCCGCCGTTTGAGTCGAGCTGTGTATTGAAGGATAAAGACATTGTGTG TGTTAAGAGAAAGAAGGAACCTTTGTTAGAGATTGTGGAGGAAGACAGTGAGGAGAATGTTTGTGCTGAGATTGAGGAGGCTGAGGAGAGGGCTCCTGGTGTAATGCTTCTTGCTAATGAGGAGTTCCAGAAGGAAGCTGGAGGATATGAAAGCGAGTCTGAGGAAGATGAGCTTGAAGAGATTGTCCCGGAGAAGAAGACTTCAAAGAAACGTAAAGCTTCGAGTAGAAGCACAAGCTCCAA GAGGAAGAAGTGTAAGTTAGCTACCACTGAAGAAAGTCCCGTGGAAAAAGAAAACGAATCTGTTGTACGCAAAGGCAATGCTGTGAAGAAGAGTAAAACATCGGATGCACAAAGAACTGAAAATGATCAACAGGATGAAGTTAAAGCCAAATCTATGACCAAGTCAAAGAA GTCCTCGCAACAAGACAAAAGCAAAGAGCCTAACGAACAGTGCAACCTGTCTGGTGAAACTAAAAAG ACACCTAGCAGAAGCGCTCGGCGTAAAAAGGCTAAACGCCAATGGTTGAGAGAGAAGACAAAACAAGAGAAGGAAGAG TATTTGCAGCTTCAACAGAAGCAGATGGTTGTAGCACCCACCCAAAAGCCAGCTTTCACCATAAACCACCAAGTAACCAAGGAAAATCGCTCCGAAGCTCTGGAAACTCAACAGCCTGATGAAAATGGTGATGGGGTTGGGGATGAAGTGGTTCCTGTGGAAGTGAGGCCAGGCCACATTCGCTTCGAGCCGCTCG ATGAAACAGATCAAGCTTCTGCTGAAGAAATTGCACCTCCTGCG GAAAAGTTCGTGTGGAATGGAAACATGACGAAGAAGAAAGGCCAAAAATGGGGAACAGAGAAGGCAGGATTGTCCAAACGATATGCTCAGGATATGGATGAAGATACTTATCAGACAGAGCCAGCTGAGGCAGAGACAGTTGCTAAGGGTCAGATCGACTTTGAACAGCTCCTGGCTTACTCTGGCTCATTAAAG AAAGGAGATGTTATTGCATACCGCCTCATTGAGCTAACATCATCTTGGACTCCTGAAGTCTCGTCCTTTCGA GTTGGAAAGATAAGCAACTATGATCCAGAATCCAAGAAGGTGACTTTGATGCCTGTTGAACTTGAAGAATATCCAATCGAGAAGAAGACAGAAGAGGACACCGAGGATTCCTCAATGCAACCTGATACATCTCTTTATAAAGAAGACGGATCTTTGGAG ATAGAATTTTCTTCTCTGCTTGATGTCCGCTGCATCAAAACCAGCAGCAGCTCAGATACCGCAGAAGCAGCTAAGTCAGCACCGTCCAAGCCTGACCAAACAGCTACAAGTCTAAAGCTGAGCACAGACAACGGTTTGCAAACACCTGTAAAGG AAAATGGAAAAGGGGACCCTTGGGAAGAACTAAGTGACGCTTTAAGTGCGAAAAAGGCACAACTGGCTCAAGCCAACAATGGTGGGTGGACCAAGAAAGGGAGCTCAAGTGGAGGATCGGCGTGGTCTTACAAGGCACTGCGAGGTAGCGGAATGGGACCTGTAATGAAGTATCTTAGATCTCAGAAAGAGATATGA